A single region of the Cucumis melo cultivar AY chromosome 3, USDA_Cmelo_AY_1.0, whole genome shotgun sequence genome encodes:
- the LOC103504380 gene encoding pectinesterase inhibitor-like, protein MASSTDVVSIICPKTSNPPFCSSVLKSAGPTDLKGLAVYTLNLAHTNARKSLTLANSLAKTTPNPQLKQRYSSCAESYDEVVGDIENVQKDLALGDFNAVNIVTSGAMTDIDDCQDKFVQPPKNTSLLLKNGKTLNDICSIILVISNLL, encoded by the coding sequence ATGGCATCATCTACTGATGTCGTTTCCATCATCTGTCCAAAAACCTCAAATCCACCATTTTGTTCAAGTGTGTTGAAATCTGCAGGCCCTACAGATTTAAAAGGCTTGGCTGTATACACCTTAAACCTTGCCCATACAAATGCTCGCAAATCTCTGACCTTAGCCAACTCACTAGCAAAAACCACCCCCAATCCTCAACTTAAGCAGCGATATTCGTCTTGTGCTGAGAGCTATGATGAAGTTGTTGGTGATATTGAAAATGTCCAAAAGGACTTGGCACTTGGTGACTTTAACGCTGTCAATATTGTAACTTCTGGTGCCATGACAGACATTGACGACTGTCAAGATAAGTTCGTGCAACCACCAAAGAATACGTCGTTGCTTTTAAAGAATGGGAAGACTCTAAATGATATATGcagcattattttggttatatccaaTCTTCTTTGA